Genomic DNA from Telopea speciosissima isolate NSW1024214 ecotype Mountain lineage chromosome 2, Tspe_v1, whole genome shotgun sequence:
agtgttcagaaaatatgaggagatcccttaatcttgatgtgtgcttgttacttgaattgatgtgggctGATAAAATTCAATTGTGGGGGAACCTTTAGCTCCTTGATCTTTGGTTGAGCAATTTTggagattgtgtgcactataCAACTTATGTcgtgattaaaatttacagcattctttttcttattgaattttgggtgtacaatcactgcaaacacccacgagacacaactcgtccactaggggtaacctaggggttcaaaggcttgttacacatgctaagtgcaactgtgattcttacgaaagtgagttaggattttctgcattctagattagttttttggtttacttgaggataagtaacgttcaagtgtgggagaatctgatgagcacatttatgtgcgAAATCTTAGGGctataaagcatgcattttttatatttggaatgaaactactcgaggtttttgtttgtgttttcaggttttaggtgaattcttttgaaaatggagcaaatgatgctaaggatccatttttaaactgtttagtggtgtttggcagtggTCGAAAGCGTCCAGGagttgagaaaatcaagtttggattgagcactaaaagaatcatgccaattagtcaaatttgaacatgaGTATAGTGggtcccttagcataattttgaggtgttaatagtatggatgcgtagcccgtcgagtcagcttcgaaacggttcaaacgacacttgattccgagttgaaacgaagaagttacgaccgtttccgtaacgacgcacGAAAATGGAATGccactgttttcaatttttataacaggggtttgtttataattataaaaaattggcaagggacaaagtaaagcaaaagttcagattcgAGGGGTCGTATTGCAATTATCAGAGGttttcttttctgttagccaaaagattccatttgcaAGGCTCTAGAGTAGTCCaatttcaacttgagatatcttgggctcccaaattccaaattggacgaaatttgggtctattttgggtgattttcgCAAGGAacgcaatagtgaggcctatataagcaccccatgcttcacgttttttgaaggaaagaatgggtattttatttattcttgagtggaatcctagtcatcactctctctctcctccaaatttccaagggtactttggggattttactttggatagatttcttttggaaaaaatTCTCTTAACcttgaaaggttgaaaagtcaaagatgccttgatctcattgcttggagaagacacctgcaaagaaaaagaagcacaagaatagaattagaaagtcactttttgaaaaatagaaggtttttaTAGCTAAAATTtgtatctctccctctttctattttttctcttttttcttgggattcaagtaatgtaaaagaggaaggagaagagaatattctcttctcttagggaatatttctccgacctcttccctcttctcctttctcctcttccccctataaataccccatggttctctcttgtaaacttgttcaattgcttagtaaaatttctctctttttctaatttttggttttctaagtttctagtttgatttatgagcttagtttaatggttgtaataggtttaattcatgctttaatttcaatttatgtcttcaatatgtttgtaatcctttaattttagtttagttttaaagctttctagtctaggcttctaatccttgtgagaagaattagagacttggaagaggaagccatgcaaggattattcaagtgttcaagcttcttctactacattcatgcaaggcttaattcattcatgcactttcaactttggtagaagggagtattagttcttgATTGTATTTTTATTGTCTtcttcttaattcttctagtttcttatttcttcttcttattctctacctctttcttcttctattagttttattttattagtattctcatctccattaatccctccattctattaggaattttcatttttcattatttttattttcattctcattctctacctctctaattcaatcatgcttttaggattttattttttagttactattatcattatgtattatggtaggattttaatttaattatttttgttttaatttcagatttggtagcgtcATTTCAAGTGTATTaaaagaagcaagcaatttcaatccggttcaagcaccttcggatttcacctctttaatctcttagtctcattcttcttttgttttttttatgtgattgtggtgtgtggctgcgatttattccttcaatccacgttagtattgataggttagatggatgtgtgttaggatgccaattcaattcgttagatatgtaatttcgctagatgcttatgagttaggatacgttagtttaattatcattagtttaatccaacactttaattaatttggttcactttgcattggtttaaagtgagtaagatagagtggcgtacatctccttaagtttgacccgtagctatgattgatccgtacgcttgtggttattatttcttgcaaacaagatGGATGCCCAAGACGGCGATGCCAATCTGAAATGGTAGCAACATTGGCGGAAGCAGGGGAACCAGTGATCGGAGAGTGCGCAACAGTGAGAGGCAGCCAAAATAAGCCATGGTCACTCTGGCCTCGGCAAAGAATCCAATTGGTCTGGCAATCCTTAATGAAGAAAGAGTCAGAGAAAAATTCAAAGTACACATGATTATCAGTAGAAAATCAAGAAATAGAGAGCAGATTACAGTGAATTGAAGGAACACATAAAACCGTAGTGTGTGAAAAAATATGACCAGATGAAACCATAgaagtagaaccaaaacaaGTAATGGAAAGAGCCTGACCGTTACCGACAATAACACCATCAGAACCATTGTATGATTCGGAGATGGCCAAATTAGACAAATCTGCAGTAATATGGTTGTTAGAACCACTGTCAAGAATCCAAAAATTTGAGGCCAAGGAACCATGAGATGTGGAAACAGAGGAAACATAAAAGGTTGAAGCAGAAGAGCAAAGCATCCTACCAAGATAGGCGTGGTTGAAGCGCTGAGGGCACTAGGAAGCAGAGTGGCCATCAAGACGGCAGATCTgatagaaggaaggagagaCAAAAGTTGGACCTGCTGAAGATTGGGGCGAATCAGGGAAAGATTGGCCGCGATGCTGGGAAGAACGATGATTACCGTAGCCACGATTACGATAACCATAACCAGAGGTTGGAGTGGACTAACCAAAGTCAGAATCTGGACCACGATAGCCAGATCTATTGCCTCCATGATCAAACTACCGATTGCGATCAGGGGATCGAGCCTGATTCCAGTTGTTGGAGCGACGAAACCGATCAGAACCACCACGATAGCGCGACCAAGATTTATCAGAGCCACCACGAGACTTCTCCGAACCACCGCGAGTAGAAACATTGGCAGTGAGAATGCCAGAGGTTGTGGCAGAGGCAGAGGACTGTAGGTACAGTTCCTGAGTGAGTAATAAGCCTAAGAGATccaaaaaagaaatggattcCACTCGCAGGCGAACCGAAGTGGCAAAATCCTTATAATCGTCTCTAAGACCACGGAGAACCGCAAGAACTAAATCTTCATCAAGGGCAGGACTGTTGATAGCGGCGAGGGCATCAGCAATGGAGTGCACCTCAAGACGAAATTCCATAACAGTAGCAATTCCTTTCTGTAATCAAAAGAGGCGATCCTTAAGATCCATGACCCTAGAGCGGGAAGATGGAGCGAATACCCTGGTTAGGGTTTGCCAAGCCTCAAAGGAGGTCTACACACAGATGATACGAGGGATGGTCTCTTTAGAAAGGGAAGAGATTAACCAGCTAAGGATTAACTAACCTTGACAATCCCAAAGATTAGAAGGAGAATCGTCAAAAGCACAGTGGAACCATCAGAGGACACCGGAGATGGTCGAGGAAAAGATCCGTCAACATAACCAAGGAGATTGTGACCATGAAGCAATGGCAGGAACTGAGCGCACCAGAGCAAGAAGTTGGTCGAAGAAAGCTTCAGAGGCAAAGAGGGATGAAGATTGACGGAAACCAAGGAAGAAGGAGCAGACGAAGTTGCAGTGTGCGCACCAGAGACGGTTGACAccatgagagaaaaaaaagaactcgTAGGAGTCAAAAGTGAAAGAACTCgtaatagtaaaaaaaaaaggctctgataccatgtaaagagTAGACCAAAAAGTAATTCTCTATTAATGTCTCATAGTATTTATATTACATTAGAGAAGCCATAACTGAATAACTCAAGAAGCCACGTGGATACAAAGACAGTCACAGGTAACTGAACAAGTGAACTAATGCTAACTATCTACACGTGCTGATGAGCTGGGCTTCTCCCTTACAAACTCAACGAATAATTGGGTGgttttccaaaatagaaactacgcAGCAAAGGGAGAATTTGTATCTTCCgattcaaatgtttttttttttttttttttgctggctCTCAAAAGCTTTCACTGAAAATTtgctaggtttttttttctgtttgaattgggtggaaggagagagagaaaatgaaaaaactctTCTTTCTAGCAATCAAAAACTCTAAAAAAGAagagttttttcattttctctctctccacaaaTTCATAAATCAGAAGCATTAAGACTTCAGAATAGAAAAACCCACACTTCTGCTTTAGAAGAACAATTTAGCCGCCCCAATTAAACTCTAAAAGTCGTTATAGAAAGCCTCTATTGCAAAATGtgtgatgaacccaaattcactccaaccaatcagaggtcaCCATGTGTCTCGGTCCAAGGAAGGGCACCAAAACAGGGCCAGTGAAGGACCAGCCGAAGGCACCGACCACCAACACCCATGGGCGCCAACCTCCTTGGGGGCATGGACCtccctgggcgccaacccccttggggcaTGGACCTGGGTGCCAACCCCCTTTGGTGCGGATCCCCGAGCACGGCTTCCCTCGAAGACGGCAGTCatcaccgccatcaacaagacacaaatcgcatcaccaaggactctaggccactgcCTATCCAGTCACGTACTCTAAACGGACTCATATACTgagaacctcatctaccacataGATGAGGTATATCcaccaaggataccaagtctatcgtgacaccacgtctcacgggaagacaacctatcaaggaggagccctactactcagggactctatcacctatggcaaatactctacatcaactgagactctccacaccgccatacactactataaaaggcaaggtacacagtcccatcaggggacatcttaactcatcttgaatattactattcatctatttgcttagagagatctaacttaggcatcgaagagtcctaggctggaaccacaccgattctcctttgtcaccccagggtcttttgtaggttaaagcactcgaaggaccgctgagcgatttcttgacgcaacagattggcaccgtctatgggaacgatgctagccatagtatctactagcttgtttccatcacTGATCAACCATGGCACGTaggaagaccgctccctccaccaacaatgccccgagggaggggaatgaATCACCTCCTCTAGAGAGCTCACATCGCAGAGCCACTaaccatgtctctcaggagagggagatcccagagAACTAGCAGGTTGGGGGAGTCAACCTCAACCCCGAAGCAGCCATTGAAGCCCCCATGGAGTTAGTACCTGATCCTAATGCACCAGCCACTACGGGTCAGGTCAACGACCTGCAGCGTCAGATCCTCGATGACCAACGACTCTTTCACGAATACCTCAGGCAGAAGGCGGTGACCCACCATCGCAGACGAGAGAAAAGCCCCAAGAGATCACCTCCTAGGGGTGACAGGTCCGAGAGGCACACTAGGCAACAGGGAGAACTCTCTCAATATCCAAGGAGAATGGTAGACCTCCCAGCACGGTCGAACagggggagaacaccatcacaccgatctgTGGTACTtaaccctgaagggtccattCGGAGGTCAGTGTTTGGTGGTCGACTAGAAGGAAGTCATGTACCAGAGCGAGGCCAGACTTACCGTGAAGGAAGCCCCTCGCGGTCAAGATAAGATTCATCAcgacgtgacccttcaccatctcgcCAACAGTCGAGACGGgaggggacttccaggagaggacgCGAATAAGCTCACAGCGAATGACTAGTAAGGCATGGGGAACAAGCACGGGATGAAGAGTTAGACAAGAGACTCTGAGAGTTAGACAAGAAActagaagggttgaagaagcaaactaagggtgagacacactcgatccctggacaacaccccttctcagaagagatcatgtcagcctcattgccatccaggttcaggttacctacctttgaactctacagtggtaccaccgaccctaatgaccacatcaactacttcaatggcatgatgactctatatggtggatcagacatggtatcctgtcgagcattccctgcatccctcaagggtgcagcgacctcatggttttccagacTACGACcccgatcgatcggatcattTGTAGAGCTATATGAACAGTTTGTGACCCACTTCCAGagcacatcaactacttcaatggcatgatgactctatatggtggatcagacatggtatcctgtcgagcattccctgcatccctcaagggtgcagcgacctcatggttttccagacTACGACcccgatcgatcggatcattTGTAGAGCTATGTGAATAGTTTGTGACCcacttccagagcagcgtcaagcaaaagaagaccacggtcaatctgcTGAACGTGGTGCAGAACCCTGGAGAGTCCCTCAAGGAGTATGTCAGCAAGTTCACCAAGAAGTCCTTAGAAGTCAAAGACCTGGACGACCAAACCCAGCATGGTACCTTAGCTGGAGGCATCCATGACATAAAGCTGATCAAGGACCTGATGCGTCATGAGACCAGaaccatgaaggagctcctggagcgatgCAATGAGTTCGCCAATATGGTCAAGATAGTACAGTCACGGGCAAAGGCAATTGAAGGCAAGACCCAAGACAATAAGAGGTCAGCACTAGATGACCGCAAGGAGAACAAAAGATTAAGGACTGAGCGACGATAGGAGAAAGGCGATCGCCCATCGGGAAGAAGTGATCGTCGAtcaaagagaggtgagagggcaagcagcccagagttcacacccctcaacaccaccaggtcatagatcctcatgcagatacaagaccgtgacctaatcAAATGGCTACGACCTATACTGGCAGGACTTGAGAAGCGTAACCCTCACaagtactgcctcttccacaaggactatgggcataACACAGAAGAATGTTACCAATTGAAGCGGGAGGTAAAAGGCCTTGTGAAAGCAGGGAGTttgaacaagtacgtgaaggggAGGCGTGATGGCCGATCAGGCCAAGGTGATCTAGGAcgagatcgagaaagagaagaaccaaggagggaagaaagaagagcggatcgagaaagagaaagagatcgcacaaaagagaggagagaagcaCCAGAACCAAGCTGCACCAAGGGATcccctatcctcaccatacttggagggcTGGGGCAAGAATCTAccagaaaggccaaagcccatgccaggtttgtGGGAGTAGTAGAGAAGCTAAGCAAAATAGCAAGAACCGAgacagtgatctccttctcggatgcagacttggaaggagtaagctttccacatgaggatgccctggtagtgcaggtggagatagccaaccgaccagTACACAGGGTGTTGATTGACACAGGGGCGTCCATGGACTtgctctcactggaagcctaccgcaGGTTTGGATTTagagacgatcaactcaagccagagcccacctacctccatggattctcgggtgCCACAGCCTCCATcggaggtaccatagagctgcccgtcacctttggagagcaccctcgacaggtgaccatcatggtaaacttcatcgtcgtcaggtccgtggtgtcgttcaatggcctcctagggcgaccttccttgatagcccttagaggtgaagtgtctccactccacctgaagatgaagttccccactaaCAACAGAGTGGGGGAAGTTCGAGGTGATTAGAAGAATGCCAGAGAttgctatgccaccttcgtgaagaagaacaatggcaacacacggGGGATGGTactatgcatagagaacctggtcagcgaccagagagatgaactgacagaaaaaagaggaagaccagtggaggacctcatcccctggccactcagcaaagaagacccttccaaggtcgtacagatTGGCACGTTGTTGAGCAATGAGCAGAAAGAAGAGCTAGGACACCTCCTGAAGacaaacatggatgtcttcgcatggtcaatTGCAAACATGCCAGGtatacccagatccatagcagagcaccgactacatgtagacccaaccaggaagccagtccagtagaagagaaggaattttgccctcgaccgacaggcagccatcaaagaagaggtcgagaagttgagccgagcagggttcatcagagaagaaaagttccctacctggctcgcaaacatggtcatggtacccaagcctaatgggaagtagaggatgtgcgTTGACTACATTGACTTGAACAAGATATGtcccaaggatgagtacccactacgcAGGATCGATCTTTTGATCGATGCGTAGGACAttagatgctgagtttcatggatgcctactctggctacaaccagatcctcatgcatgaggatgacgacTCTTACACCGCCTTCTGAACGGACAAGGAGAATTATTGCTATCGTGTCATGCCGTTTGGACTGAAGAATgaaggggccacctaccagaggatggccAACAAGATGTTCGAAGAATAGATTGGGCGTAATATggaggtgtatgtggatgacatgctcgtgaaaagcgtccaaccTCATCAACACCTGGCCGACCTAGAAGCAGTATTTGccgtactgagaaggaaccagatgaaactcaACCCTGAGAAGTGTACTTTCGGAGTTACATctggaaaattcctggggttcatggtctcagtatgaggaatagaagccaacccctccaagatcaaggccatccaagagatggcacccccGAAGACAGTCAGAGAggtacagaggttgaatggaaggatcgctaccctatcaaggttcgtgtcacgatctggagacaagtgcctgccattcttcaagacgctGAAAAACCTccaaagtcctaaagactttgcatggacggaGGAGTGCTAGAAAgcgtttgaagaattgaaggtaTACCTCCAGaacccaccattgcttgggcgcccagagcc
This window encodes:
- the LOC122650751 gene encoding uncharacterized protein LOC122650751; the protein is MVSTVSGAHTATSSAPSSLVSVNLHPSLPLKLSSTNFLLWCAQFLPLLHGHNLLGYVDGSFPRPSPVSSDGSTVLLTILLLIFGIVKKGIATVMEFRLEVHSIADALAAINSPALDEDLVLAVLRGLRDDYKDFATSVRLRVESISFLDLLGLLLTQELYLQSSASATTSGILTANVSTRGGSEKSRGGSDKSWSRYRGGSDRFRRSNNWNQARSPDRNRGSNNHITADLSNLAISESYNGSDGVIVGNGQALSITCFGSTSMVSSGHIFSHTTVLCVPSIHCNLLSIS